The genomic stretch GTGATATTAAAGGCCTAAAATGTGCTAGAAAGAGGAAAGCTCCCTCTCCCCCAAATGGGGATGGGAACCCCAGCTGTGTGCTGCTATGCTGAGGCTCTTGGCCTGTGTGCTGATTGTTTCCTGGAGTATATATATACCTTACTAACCCACAGTCTGTCTACATAGGCTGGCCTGTGCTTACTTTCTCACCTCTGCTTATTTCTACCAGTGAGTCGCTAATGTGTGTGACTGAAATGCCACCATGGTCATTACCTTCCTTTACCTGCTTTGAATTTGCTGACACCTAACTACAGTGCCTTTTCCTTAAccatctgttttctctttctcaccAGTGAGAGGTGAAGGCTGCCCTTCACCCTTGTGGGGAACACCAAGTTAAAGCTGGGACTGCCTCTCGGTGCCACAGGGAAGGAGATTGGGACATAAAATGAGAGTGGCCCGTTGGAAATGTTGAAATTCTTCATGTTCTGGCCCTTGTTCCCAATGACCTGGGTGGTGGTGTTTCTATCAGGAGAAATGGATGTGTGAAACTCTTGTTGGCTAATTGCAAACAACAGATCTAGCTTTCCCTCCTTTTTGCTTGCTAGCCAAAGCCCATTTTATCTATTTGAGGCTTAAATGTTACCTTCACATCCTCTAGCTAAGCCTGGGGGGTTTTTGTTGACAAACTCCATGGGACAGCACCAAAGCCACTCACTCAGCTGACCTCTACTAATACCTCTTGTTCTCTCTTGTGCTTTTCCACCATGTACTCCAGCATGAGATCAAATCACCAGCAGGTTACAAAGCCCTCAGCCCCCGGGATTGGTAGATAAACGGTCTGACCCTTGTTTTActcatgtgcaaggccctggggttCTATCCcaacagggagaggaaagaacagCTTGTTGCTTGCTTGGCTTTACAACACAAACGGCACAAGTAACTTTGTGAAATGTAAGGCTTTCTCTTGAAGTTTTAAGATTGGACTGGTGGAGGCTCAGAGCGGGGCACATGCGCACATGTCCTGGGCCTCTGACTTTACAGAATGGTGCTCAGGCGCTAGGAACTCCTGGGGATCTGCCCTGGGGGCTTTGTGCTGCAAGTGTGAGTGGAAGGGCCTGCACTGGTGCTCTCACTGATGATGTTCATTCTTCAACAGCGAGAACTTTCAAAGGCTTCCAGAGCTGACGCTACTTCTCGAATCCTCAATTCAACCAACATCCAGTACTGAGAATTCTTGACCAGTTAGCCAGCTGTGGTTTCCTGTACCTAGACTGGACTGACTCATTATACAGGGGTGACTTTATAGCTTTTCTTCAGTTTAGGTGTGTTTGAAACAACCCTGTTGTGTTACCATGGGCCTAACTTGAGGCATGAGTACAACAAATGAAGCCTGAAAATCTAGTTATGACTGCTAGTTAACATCTGGTACCTAATTTGTTTTCTCTACACCATAATTCTATTTAAAGAATGGTCAAGGGTTTGTTATTTCACTACTGtattgaaaaatgagaaaatgattgTGCCCAGCCTTGGGGTAGGAGACATGAAACAATTCTGGCCTGTAGACCTGGAATTAGCAGTTAACATCTTtaccaaatttttaaattaatgctgTAGCTATGGTAGCTTTGATTTTAACCCAGAGACCTGTACCCCTCACCCAGCACTATCCCAATGAGGATTTCTTGTGTTCTGGCATTTGAGATGGCTTGACCTGCTGCCAAAGAGTAGCAGTAACAGCATTTATATAGTGCAATCTCTTCATGaagtgtgtgtgaacacataaGCTGTCTGACCTGTTTTTTTCCCAGTCTTCCATCCCTGTGCTCACTATGCACAGTTATTCTTGTAGTTGACAACAAAATGGAGAGGCTTTTGGGGTGGATTGGGCCATTTTGGTCATGGACATTAGCAACTTTGCACATCTAAAAAGGCAGTGTTCCTGCAATCACACCCACCAGGCTCTAAGTACCCAGAGGATCACTACTCTTCCCAAAGCACTATTATTTATTCTGTGCATGTGCCAACACAGTAAATGATTCTTAAACTCTGTCTGTGTCAACATGCTGTCTTTTACTCAAATATAtatgttctctttttaaatatattaaaataaaatgtatatagttacctttggaaaacatgtttttttctccAAATCAATTGTTGCTTTGCTCTACTGATTAAGAGTCTTTCTCATTTGGGTAATActattttattcatgtattttctcattttgcaacTAGTGAAGCtgggctagtgtgtgtgtgtgtgtgtgtgtgtgtgtgtatgtatatacacacacataaaatttagcTATTGACACTTGTCCAGCACACAGGAAGTATAGGGTTcttttgatccctagcactgctccaaaaataaacatttatatacatgttCAGCTCTTTCCTACATGCTTTGTAACATTGGTCTTTATCTTGGAGTCATGCACCTTTAACCCTGAGGTGGGATCTGCATCCGTCTCTAAACTTACGTTGGCTTGTGACAGTTCATCCTCACCTAGGCTCCATTAGCAACCTGGGGGTTCACATAACATATGtcatatttcttctctctccactgCATACACGTAAGTGTTCCAGGGTCCACAGGTGACAGCCCTTACTTGGAGTTGTTTTTCAGCGAAGTATTCCACACGGCAAGGTCGGTCCaagctgctgctgtccttgtgGCCAAGCTGTCCATATTTACCTAGAATGTAGCAAGTCCCTTTCTCTGATAGGCATTGCTGGCCTTCTGTGAAGCCAGGAAGCTTCAAAGCCCAAGCAAATTTTGGGGTCGCCCAGCGGACAGTGGCAATGACTCCAAGATGGTCAGAGGCGTCTGTCTGGCAGACATCTGTTCCCATCCAAGGGAGACACACACGACTTTTCAGCTCTCCTCCCGTTCGTCAGGCCGAAGCTCCTACCCCCTCTAGTTTGTGTGGCTTTATGTCAACTGCTCTATATTCATCCCCTTGGAAGAATCACAAAACCTTTTTACTTACCCCAGCCCCAGGTATAGAGTTCTCCTGTTCCTGCAACCAAAGAGTAAGTAGCTGCCACCATTGTTCTGCTAATTAGACAAGATACTACCTGGACTGGCACAAGCCATGAAACAACATGCTGGAATTCTGAGATGTATACATCTAGACTGGGCAGGTTTCCTTCAAGAAGGAAGAACCTATGGGTCTGAGGCTGTGGAGCTGTTAAAGATATGCAAAGtaacctttttattgtttttagttgaTAAGACTTGAAACAGAGTCCCACTACATagtcccaatcctcctgcctcagcccaagAATTAGGATTTATaagtgtgtgctgccataccCAGCATGAAAGTGAGACAGCTGATCATAAAGTGTATATCAAAAGATGCTATAATAGGgtaattttgttaaaaacataGCTCAGTAATGTGCTTACTTGGTACGTGAGAAGCCCTAGATCCAGTCCCCAGCATACACAGAGTGCAGTGGCATGTGCCTATAGTCCCAACTACTCTAAAGCCTGAGCCAAGCCTGTGTAATAAAGTGAGActcttactaaaattaaaaaaggatgGGCAAAGCATTTTTTTGTGCCCCCAGCTAAAGAATGGGATGGAATACTGCCCCATCCTGAGCCAGTCCACTCACGTGTCACCACGGCTGTGTGTCGGGATCCGCAGCTGGCCCTGACTGCATCTGAGCCCATGGGAAGATCCAGTAGAGCTGGGAAGGGCTGGATGGCTATGAAGGGGGCAGGAGCCTCAACATCAgtcacagctgctgctgcttctttgagACAATCTTCATTCAATTCTGTGATTTTAGAATGGTTATGTTTAACATTCTGAGCATGGAGGCAAACCTCATCCACACACTGCAGCTTCCTACAGTTGCTCTGTAAAACACTTTCTAGTGCCACAACTGGTGCCCAGCCCTTACTCAACACACCTACTGGTTGTGCTGTGCCAAAACTAGCATCAGCCTCCTATAGCAAGCAGTGGTATCTATCCAGCGGTATCTAGTCCTGATCCTGAGCACCGCACCTCAGTGTCTAGCACACAGTAAAGAATCCTAGAGCTTACCTGCCCCGCTCACTCTCTTCTTGTCCTCTGTAGGGTTCCTTACGGGCAGGGCCAGCTGCCCTGACTCATTCCAGCCCCAGATATAAATATCCCCAGTTTCTGAAAGAGACCAAGAAGATCTGTGAAACAGACCAAAACCCTTCCACCCACCTACATCCTTCTACACATCCCCACTTCCAAGTCCTAGGGATGAGTAAAGGCTACCCTGTCCAAGTACCCAAGAAAGATGCCCCCTTCCCAAGACTCAGCAGCTTCCTTGTCCTAGGCCCCTTGTGCAGGAACTAAACAACTTTAGTTCCCCCGcaattctggtgtgtgtgtgtgtgtgtgtgtgtgtgtgtttccaagcAGCCTTACTATGCAcctctctggctggcctcaaagtctccaccctctttctggatgctttatattgtaatagtctttttgtacactgtgaagatgtgttgctctcattggtttagtaaagagctaaatggccaataggaAGGAAGGTTAGGTTCGGTGGGACTTGAGGACAGGCAGGGAGCTCAGGGATGAAGAGGGCAGAGTCACCAGGAGAGACGGGGGAAGCAATATCAATATGAATTTGCCATgttgaaaaaaggtactgagaggctggagagatggtttaatggttaagagggcttgctgctcctgcagaggccccaggttcaagttcctagcacccacatcaggtagctcacaatcacctaaaACTCAAACTCCAAGGAATCTGATAGCCTCTTCTGGTCACCCCCACATGcatccacccacacacacacatatacgtaatTAAAAGTTAATCCTTTAAGAGTAAGTTaccaagagccagaggatggtgGCTctaatcctttaatcccagcactcgggaaacagaggcaggcagatatttgtgaatttgagaccaacctggtctacaaagtgagttccatgacagacaGAACTgtaacagagaaactctgtcttgaaaaacaaacaaataagccaggcagtggtggcacacacctttaatcccagcactcgggaggcagaggcaagcggatctctgtgagttcaggaccagcttggtctacaagagctagttccaggacaggctccaaagctaaagagaaaccctgtcttgaaaaacaaaacaaaacaaaaatggtacCCAAAtcccagagaagaaaaaaacgcATAAATTAACGTCACCAatgatgaaaacaaaattaacaggagatagcaatcactggccattatcccttaatgtaaatggactcaactcgcctataaaaaggcacaggctaacagactggatacgaaaacagaatccatccttcggCATACAagaaaacacatctcaacctcaaagacagacatcatctcagagtaaagggtaaaaatataccaatcaaatggacctaagaaaaaagcgggtgggggctggagagatggctcagtggttaagagcactggctgctctgccagaggtcctgagttaattcccagcaaccacatggtggctcatagccatctgtaatgagatctggtgccctcttctggcctgcaggtatacatgcaggcagaacactgtgtacttaatattaaaaaaaagaaacaagcgggtgtagctatcctaatatctaacaaaatagacttcaagctaaaatcagtcaaaagagaaaaagaaggtcatttcatattagtcacaggaaaaatccatcaagaggaaatctcaatactgaacatctatgcccctcaCATAAAGGGCACCTTCATATGTGAAAcacttctagggctggagagatggctcagaggttaagagactgactgctgttctggaggtcctgagttcaattcccagcaaccacatgatgactcacacccacatctgtaatgagatctggtgcccagaacactatatacataataaatttaaaaaagaaacacttctaaagctaaaatcatacattaaaccccacacactaatagcgggagacttcaacactcccctctcaccactggacaggtcaatcagacaaaaagtgaacagagaagtaaaagaactaacagatattatgactcaaatggacttaacagacatctatagaatattccatccaaacagaaaagaatataccttctcagcacctcatgtaaccttctcaaaaactgaccacatactcgatagcaaaagaaacctcaacaaatacaaaaaaaattggaataacccaatgtaccttatcagatcaccatggtataaaactagaagtcaacagcaatactaattccagaaaacccacaaacacatggaaattaaacaatgctcacctgaatcatcaatgggtcaaggaagaaataaagggagaattaaagacttcctaaaattcaatgaaaatgaccacacaacatacccaaatttatgggacacaatgaaagcagtgttaagaggaaagttcatagcactaaatgcctacataaagaagctagaacaaggccacactagtgaattaacagaacatttaaaaacgttagaacaaaaagaagcaaacaaagtgagctgaaatcaacaaaatacaaacagagaaaacaatactAATAATCAATGAGACTAAGCactggttcttcgagaaaaacaaaatagacaaacctttatccaaactaaccaaaaggcagagagaatatccaaattaacaaaatcagaaatgaaaagggggtcataacaacagacatggaggaaatacagagaatcatcaggtcatatttcgaaaacctatactccacaaaattggaaaacttagaggaaatagacaactttctggataaatatcacttgccaaaattaaatcaagaccagataagcaaattaaacagacctataacggctgaagaaatagaaacagtcatcaaaagtctcccaaccaataaaagcccaggaccagatggtatCAGGTTTttagtctcccccacccccaggcagggagggtctcaatgtgtagccacagctgtactggaactcactgtgtagagcaagctggccccacacagagatccaccctacctctgaagtgctggctttaaagttgtgtaccactaCGCCCAGCTCATTCAAAATTGTCACCTATTTCCCCCACTAGGGTATCCCTAGAAGTCCCCACTGTATCCCTTTCAAAGGCATTGAGGTATCCTGtacacttttttcttctttctctctctctgttttgtttttcaaatcagggtttctctgtgtagccccactGTCccggaacttattctgtagaccatgttggccttgaacttagagatccacctgccgctgccttccgggtactgggattaaaggcacgtgccaccacagcctggcacctGTGCCCTTTTTCAATGCCATCTTCCAGTGGTCCTACTGAaggcttctgcctctctctcgcCTTCCTTCTCATAGCGCCAAGGCTCTATATTAGGTGAGGACTGGAGCTACTTACTATAGTGACTATCTTAGtcactttctattgctgtgagaaaaaaaaaatgaccaaaagcaacccagGAAGTTTATTGAGTCCATCattcagggaagtcagggctggaacctggaggcaggaactgaagaagaggcCCAGGGGGAATGATGCCAGGGCTCACTCCCCTGCTTTCTTAAGCACCCAGGACCATCTGCTCAGGGGTGGCACACCCCTGGTAGGCGCGGTCTCTCATAGCAACCATCAATCCAGAAAATGCTCCCCAGACTCACCTTTAGGACAAATTGATGGCCAATTTCAACTGGGGTCTCACTTTCCCgttggctctagcttgtgtcaagttgataactaATCAGGACACACTAACTAATCACTAACActcctcgggaggcagaggcaagagagagtTCAAGGTGAGTccatttgaggccaggctggccttaaatgaGACTGACCGCAACATTCAGTAACagtaattttataaaatgctcAGTCTGTGCTGGTGCTTTATGCGCTTTCCAAATACAATCACAAAGCCCTAGAAGTATTGATATGACAATATCCTCACTTGGAAGTCAGATGAAACAGAGGTTAAACACCAGGACAAAGGTAAAGATTGTAAACTAGGAAGCCTTGCTCGATACCTCTATGCTTCAACCTCTTTTGCAAGCCTGAAGTCTCAAACTCCTAAATCTTAGGTGTGAAACTTCCCTTTACGCTGTTTCCAGtcctgtcctctgccttcctgccCAGGTTGGACCCCACTGCATCCTAGGGCTATTACATGAGAATATAGCGGGGATTGCGAGCCCCAATCAGACAGATCAGaagcttctggggctggagagatggctcagtggtcaagagcactggctgctcttccagaggacctgggttcagttcccgggTACCATCATGGCTACCTGGCCATATGCAgctttctccattctttctggCTGAGCTGTCACTTAGCAGTTCCCTGGATAAGTGTGTTTCCCTTCTGGAGTATGTTAGAAAGCAACCTTGGTGCCTAGCAGATGGGTGGGAGTGGAGGAGAGCCCAGTAACAGCGATAACAACCGCAGCAACCACAGCAGGCAAGGCCTAAGAGAGTGGTGGAGACAACGGGCCGAATCAACAGACACTAAAGGGTCAGGAATGACTGGGTTGGGTTGAGTTTGGAATGAGGCCTGGGCtagaacacccacacacaaaaaaaaaaaaaaaaaaaacaagaggaagGAAAGCCCCAAGTCACTCACCACTCACACACACCGAGTGCCAGCCACCCGCTGCCACCTCAGCCATCCGGAGGCCTTGCAGGGCTTCCAACAGCCTTGGCTCCAGCTCCGCCTCCAGCGTCCCGTGGCCCAACTGTCCGTGCCTGATCAAGGGAGTCCTTAATCAGCAACGGGTACATTCAACAGACCACCTCCTCGAGCTTCACCAAATCACATCCAGCTGGTCCTCACCTGCCTCCACCCCAGGAAAACACCTGACCGGCTTCACACAGCATCAGCACATGCTCGGCACCCAGCTCCAGCTGGCGCACGCGCAGCTCTGGGGCCAGAGGATGACAGAAAGGGGGCTGCGGGTTCACGTAGGCATGGGCACGGGGCAACAGCGGCAGGGTACCCGCCCTAGTCTCACTGCTGGATTCATCTTCCCCTGGGTCCTCTGCCCCAGAAACCAGGTTCTGGACCCAGAGGGGCTCCCCCTGCAGTGCCGAGCCTGGCGTCCAGGCCCGCAGCTCTGTGCTGGACCCATCCTTGTCACGCAACACCACCAGGAGTCCCTCGGAAGCCCACGCATCCCGGCAGCCATCTGCTGAGCTGTTCACAGAGCCTGACAGCTCCACCCGGCCTCCACCTATGAGGGTAGAGAGTGGGGTGGGACGCATACCAAGGACCCGGGGAGGGGTGCAGCGAGGTTGCCAGACAAAGGGTGTACAGTATTTCTGGGCAGGCATATTAAGAATGGCTGGGCAGGTGTACAGGGAACAGGCCTGGAGGTGGGGTTGTGAGGGTACTCACGGGTCACCAGGGCGGTGTAGCTCCAGCTTGCACTCACTCGGCAAACGTCCTCACTGGCACACAGTGGTTCGGGACTGTCCACCGAATGGCGCCCATCCCCAGAGCCCAGCACTTGCCCAAAGCCGCAGAAACCAAAGCCAAACCAGGTCCCATGCTGTTCCTTGGCCATATTCGCAGAGCCCTCTGTGGGTGGCCACCTGGCTGGGGCGTGGGCTACAGGATTGCAACCCGAGAAGATTGCAGACAGGCGAGTCTGGCCTTCCAAGGGGCTACAGCTGCATTATCTGTAAAATAGTGACCGGATACCATCTGGATTCCACTCTCCTAATCAGAGGCGATCAGTGTCCGTCCCACTATCGTTCCGTGAGCAGAGCTTTGGCCAACGGTTCTATCAAATGAGTGACCATTAAACTATCTGGTTATGTCTCCCACTTTTGGCTCAAATCCAGTGTGCCACTGTAAGAAATATTAAGTATTCATCTTTTCTATCAAACTGGTATTCAGGGCAATGGATtcttaagatttttgtttgtggGCTTCTcaccctgtgtagccctggctgttctggaactcactctgtagaccatgaccacgctggctttgaactcccaatcACACAGCAGGGGCCAAGTCCCACGGATTTACAAGCCTGTACCCAAcaggaggtggaaggagagagcataACCCACAGCCCTGGGACCTGCGCGTGCATGCCTGTGAAGCTGAATCCTATTGCACGCTTCCATTTTCACAAAGCGGGtgggaagccaggcggtggtggcgcacgcctttaacctttgcactcgggaggcagaggcaggcgggtctgagtccgaggccagtctggtctacagtgagttccaggacagccagagctcttacaCAGCTGTCTCGGATGAAAAACAAGGGGTGGGAGTGAGAGCAGCGCTGCTTGTATCGACTTCGCAGAATTGTTTGTGATAACTGCAAATCAAAATTTAAGTCTTAGCTTATTAAATACGTCATTTAATGGCGAAAATGACCATTGGCTCTTATCGGGCACCAGAGTCATTTGGACAGTTTCCACTGACTCTTACTCGGTCGTTTATACTTTCAACAAGCCTCTATTGTCCCCTTCCTTTGGCTGAATGAGGTGGCTGTGGGCCCCAGGGAACTCACGCTGAATGTGAGGAGCCGCATGTTTCCAACGGCAACGCTAGAACTGTCAAGCCTCTTAAATCAGATCTGAGACTACAGCCCCTGGATCCCCAACCAAGAGAACCTTTGACCTTACCCTTGCCACTGTACCCTGAACCCATCAGGAAAGCCTTTTTGCCGGGAAATCTCGAGGGACACTGGCTAACACATCACAGGGCTCAGCTCGGGGATGGACCTGCGAGGTAGTACGTATTTAAAGAGCCGCGCGCCAGGCAAGGCGGTCATTGGATGCAGCAGCCTTTCCGGAGCCAATCGCAGGCGCGAGCGGTGACGTCACCGCGTATGGGGGCGGGCTCCCTGACGTACTCACATGCGCCGGTTTACCTGTCTG from Arvicola amphibius chromosome 12, mArvAmp1.2, whole genome shotgun sequence encodes the following:
- the Rccd1 gene encoding RCC1 domain-containing protein 1 isoform X2, whose protein sequence is MAKEQHGTWFGFGFCGFGQVLGSGDGRHSVDSPEPLCASEDVCRVSASWSYTALVTRGGRVELSGSVNSSADGCRDAWASEGLLVVLRDKDGSSTELRAWTPGSALQGEPLWVQNLVSGAEDPGEDESSSETRAGTLPLLPRAHAYVNPQPPFCHPLAPELRVRQLELGAEHVLMLCEAGQVFSWGGGRHGQLGHGTLEAELEPRLLEALQGLRMAEVAAGGWHSVCVSETGDIYIWGWNESGQLALPVRNPTEDKKRVSGAELNEDCLKEAAAAVTDVEAPAPFIAIQPFPALLDLPMGSDAVRASCGSRHTAVVTRTGELYTWGWGKYGQLGHKDSSSLDRPCRVEYFAEKQLQVANGA
- the Rccd1 gene encoding RCC1 domain-containing protein 1 isoform X1 yields the protein MAKEQHGTWFGFGFCGFGQVLGSGDGRHSVDSPEPLCASEDVCRVSASWSYTALVTRGGRVELSGSVNSSADGCRDAWASEGLLVVLRDKDGSSTELRAWTPGSALQGEPLWVQNLVSGAEDPGEDESSSETRAGTLPLLPRAHAYVNPQPPFCHPLAPELRVRQLELGAEHVLMLCEAGQVFSWGGGRHGQLGHGTLEAELEPRLLEALQGLRMAEVAAGGWHSVCVSETGDIYIWGWNESGQLALPVRNPTEDKKRVSGAELNEDCLKEAAAAVTDVEAPAPFIAIQPFPALLDLPMGSDAVRASCGSRHTAVVTRTGELYTWGWGKYGQLGHKDSSSLDRPCRVEYFAEKQLQVRAVTCGPWNTYVYAVEREEI
- the Rccd1 gene encoding RCC1 domain-containing protein 1 isoform X3, with the protein product MAKEQHGTWFGFGFCGFGQVLGSGDGRHSVDSPEPLCASEDVCRVSASWSYTALVTRGGRVELSGSVNSSADGCRDAWASEGLLVVLRDKDGSSTELRAWTPGSALQGEPLWVQNLVSGAEDPGEDESSSETRAGTLPLLPRAHAYVNPQPPFCHPLAPELRVRQLELGAEHVLMLCEAGQVFSWGGGRHGQLGHGTLEAELEPRLLEALQGLRMAEVAAGGWHSVCVSETGDIYIWGWNESGQLALPVRNPTEDKKRVSGAELNEDCLKEAAAAVTDVEAPAPFIAIQPFPALLDLPMGSDAVRASCGSRHTAVVTRTGELYTWGWAWPQGQQQLGPTLPCGILR